The following proteins come from a genomic window of Rhodopirellula bahusiensis:
- a CDS encoding alkaline phosphatase D family protein: MKRTLFGILLAILPVAVISYAKPPIPTPRETPVVGDMDHYFLEAMYDLKESDAGLQHVVDSPKFRDLVAKHDLKLLGGPMLGCVTDRGARIWVRTTEPASVQVVMDGQSSEVVETSAEMDYSALLDLKDLQPSTSYTYDVLVNGESVFANQKPTFPTYPSKTEKAKFSVAFGGGARYNPPKEKIWDVIAGRSPEAILLLGDNVYIDQPKSRTKQRVHYYRRQLRPEFQRLTASTSVYAVYDDHDLGVDDSSGGPRKFKPSWKFESWKVFRENWNNPAYGGGDELPGCWFDFSIGDVDFFMLDNRYYRSFKDGTMLGPEQKEWLLTKLKASDATFKVLASGTLWTEHADKGGRDSWWGVKEERNEIFDFIDQEKIGGVILLSADRHRTDVYKIERPKGYDLFEFETSKMTNDHTHPTKEEAVYSYNEGNFFGMLNFDLEKPDPELTFQCITMEDENVYEMTLKRSQLQRVE; encoded by the coding sequence ATGAAGAGAACGCTGTTTGGGATTTTGCTTGCGATCCTTCCCGTCGCTGTGATTTCATATGCCAAGCCACCCATCCCAACACCGCGAGAAACGCCGGTGGTGGGCGACATGGATCACTACTTCCTCGAGGCCATGTACGACCTCAAAGAATCGGACGCAGGATTGCAGCACGTGGTCGATTCACCCAAGTTTCGTGATTTGGTGGCGAAGCATGACTTGAAGCTGTTGGGCGGACCAATGCTGGGCTGCGTCACCGACCGCGGCGCCCGCATCTGGGTTCGAACGACGGAACCCGCCAGCGTGCAGGTTGTGATGGACGGTCAATCCAGCGAGGTCGTCGAAACCTCTGCGGAGATGGACTATTCGGCGCTCCTGGATTTGAAAGATTTGCAGCCTTCGACGTCATACACCTACGATGTTCTGGTCAACGGAGAAAGTGTCTTCGCCAACCAGAAACCGACGTTCCCGACTTACCCATCCAAAACGGAGAAGGCAAAGTTCAGCGTCGCGTTTGGCGGCGGAGCCCGTTACAACCCGCCCAAGGAAAAGATCTGGGACGTCATCGCAGGTCGTTCACCGGAAGCGATTCTGTTGCTCGGTGACAATGTTTACATCGATCAACCCAAGTCGCGTACGAAGCAGCGAGTTCACTACTATCGCCGACAATTGCGACCTGAGTTTCAACGTCTGACCGCGTCGACGTCGGTGTACGCGGTCTACGACGATCACGATTTGGGCGTGGATGATTCCTCGGGAGGCCCCCGTAAATTCAAACCCAGTTGGAAATTCGAATCGTGGAAAGTCTTCCGTGAAAACTGGAACAATCCTGCATACGGCGGTGGTGATGAGCTTCCCGGTTGTTGGTTTGATTTTTCGATTGGCGACGTCGACTTCTTCATGCTCGACAATCGCTATTACCGGTCGTTCAAGGACGGGACGATGTTGGGCCCGGAACAAAAAGAATGGTTGTTGACCAAGCTGAAAGCATCCGATGCCACGTTCAAAGTTCTGGCTTCTGGGACGCTGTGGACCGAACACGCTGACAAAGGCGGTCGGGATTCGTGGTGGGGCGTGAAGGAAGAACGCAACGAAATCTTTGACTTCATCGACCAAGAGAAGATCGGCGGCGTGATTCTTTTGTCGGCGGATCGACACCGCACCGACGTGTACAAGATCGAGCGACCCAAAGGCTACGACCTGTTCGAATTCGAGACGTCGAAGATGACCAACGATCACACGCACCCGACCAAGGAAGAAGCGGTCTATTCCTACAACGAGGGCAATTTCTTTGGGATGTTGAATTTCGATTTGGAGAAACCGGACCCGGAACTCACGTTTCAGTGCATCACAATGGAAGACGAAAACGTCTACGAGATGACATTGAAACGCAGCCAACTGCAGCGGGTGGAGTGA
- a CDS encoding alkaline phosphatase D family protein, with protein MNTHRLRQFLIIYSLGLVTIVCHSTSRANEVVGPLVGSVDSTSAQLLYRPSASEQPLQLSVLLDGKVVEQVTSTGGEDDDFVAKFSVANLHPNTRYHYRIDNADTQETLIAADETHSFHTANLARNAQSVSVGFVSCVDIEPNGIWKEMQSLDLDMVCLMGDTPYIDTTGLAKVRSRHRKFLQMPDLAELSANTPTVGTWDDHDFGRNNGNGRNLMDGKIDTRRGFVNYRAHSQFGTGTEGVYHHADLGMIEVFFLDPRYFSQTEPSPVDASQPTCFGSEQWEWLLAELRDSKAPFKVLALGAIWEDKKNKETDDMFTYWYERDAIFDVIKNENIDGVVLLGGDIHVARHLVHPQRVGYDLHDFVISPGHKRTITELDVYHPSLEWSLVEGWQFLTLKADGTHDVPTLTAEFRQPDGIVNRKVELPLTSLKANDQADRNLSLRAHWSFDTDLKNESVLGRRIDAVANNGAKIEAGTGDNGGALKLERSRQQYVQVPRCFLDDNSTHHTVMLSFKPTSLPTHGTSERHFLFESTAEGDISAKSAWHLSLGMRSSESPDQINMQLHTHTLQPASQPEAAPLAKSQGGFDTLIDRASLLDHWNKIFVTFDGEALTLTLNGKQLAKHQVPVPGPASEFGGLVIGGHREGTGRNFDGWINNVSVWQGELTPPAK; from the coding sequence ATGAACACACATCGCCTTCGCCAATTCTTAATCATCTATTCACTTGGGCTAGTGACGATCGTGTGTCACAGCACGTCGAGAGCCAATGAGGTAGTCGGGCCGCTGGTCGGATCCGTCGACAGCACTTCCGCTCAATTGCTCTACCGTCCAAGTGCATCTGAGCAACCACTGCAACTATCAGTTCTTTTAGATGGGAAAGTCGTCGAGCAAGTCACCTCCACAGGTGGCGAGGACGATGACTTTGTCGCGAAGTTCTCCGTCGCGAATCTTCACCCCAACACCCGCTATCACTACCGGATCGACAACGCTGATACGCAAGAGACGTTGATCGCAGCCGACGAGACGCACAGTTTCCACACCGCCAACCTCGCTCGAAACGCACAAAGCGTCTCGGTCGGTTTTGTCTCGTGCGTCGACATCGAACCCAACGGCATTTGGAAGGAAATGCAAAGCTTGGATCTCGACATGGTCTGCCTGATGGGCGACACGCCGTACATCGACACCACCGGTTTGGCGAAAGTTCGATCACGACATCGGAAATTCTTGCAAATGCCTGACTTGGCGGAACTGTCAGCCAACACGCCCACCGTTGGCACTTGGGACGACCATGACTTTGGTCGCAACAACGGCAACGGACGCAATCTGATGGACGGAAAAATTGACACGCGTCGTGGATTCGTCAACTACCGAGCCCATTCGCAATTCGGCACCGGAACGGAAGGCGTCTACCACCATGCCGATTTGGGCATGATCGAAGTCTTCTTTCTCGACCCCCGCTACTTCTCTCAAACCGAGCCATCGCCCGTCGACGCGTCTCAGCCAACCTGCTTCGGTTCGGAACAGTGGGAATGGTTGCTCGCTGAGTTGCGGGACTCAAAGGCTCCTTTCAAGGTGCTCGCACTCGGTGCCATCTGGGAGGACAAGAAGAACAAAGAAACCGACGACATGTTCACGTATTGGTACGAACGGGATGCAATCTTCGACGTCATCAAAAATGAGAACATCGATGGAGTGGTTCTGCTGGGCGGTGACATTCACGTTGCACGGCATTTGGTTCATCCACAGCGAGTCGGTTATGACCTGCACGACTTTGTCATTTCGCCAGGTCACAAACGCACGATCACGGAACTCGATGTCTATCACCCGTCGTTGGAATGGTCACTCGTCGAAGGCTGGCAGTTCCTCACCTTGAAAGCGGACGGAACCCACGACGTTCCAACTTTGACCGCGGAATTCCGTCAGCCCGACGGGATTGTGAATCGCAAGGTCGAACTTCCGCTCACGTCGCTCAAGGCAAACGACCAAGCGGATCGCAACCTCAGCCTGAGAGCTCACTGGTCGTTTGACACTGACTTAAAGAACGAATCCGTTCTTGGGCGTCGAATCGATGCGGTCGCAAACAACGGTGCCAAAATCGAAGCCGGTACGGGCGACAATGGTGGAGCGTTGAAACTGGAACGGTCTCGCCAGCAGTACGTCCAAGTGCCTCGCTGCTTCTTGGATGACAACTCGACCCATCACACCGTTATGCTCTCTTTCAAACCGACCAGCCTCCCAACACACGGCACATCCGAACGACACTTCCTATTCGAAAGCACAGCGGAAGGAGACATCTCCGCGAAATCCGCGTGGCACCTCTCACTGGGAATGAGGTCTTCGGAATCACCGGACCAGATCAACATGCAACTGCACACTCACACGCTTCAACCAGCCTCCCAACCGGAAGCAGCTCCGCTGGCAAAATCGCAAGGCGGTTTTGACACGTTGATTGATCGTGCGAGCCTGCTCGATCATTGGAACAAAATCTTCGTGACCTTCGATGGTGAGGCACTCACACTGACTCTCAACGGCAAGCAACTTGCCAAGCACCAAGTCCCCGTTCCCGGCCCAGCTTCCGAGTTCGGCGGTCTGGTCATCGGCGGGCACCGCGAAGGAACAGGCCGAAACTTCGACGGTTGGATCAACAACGTCTCAGTGTGGCAGGGCGAATTGACTCCGCCTGCGAAGTGA